The Mytilus trossulus isolate FHL-02 chromosome 13, PNRI_Mtr1.1.1.hap1, whole genome shotgun sequence genome has a segment encoding these proteins:
- the LOC134694431 gene encoding toll-like receptor 4 yields MTNSFRDVYTFMPQYFSLLLSKTQIEEIYADNNNFVEAFGNEEFFMLPSTLKVCDFANNRLLKFHFGMPFLLILNLRNNSLGVYLSTKRYTNSSKTYLREVDLSFNSIQDLSFTVFHGHVNTIKINLSNNKISDLTFDLSHLISLEKLDLSCNNINGITSQKSMDTLHKISKTSKLKIDLSNNLLKCKCQNLHFLQWMEANLDMFINSNNYICQVDNNDVVHLTNVQKIIKQLEKECSSYTMLIICITMGIITACITLAAGLMFRFRWRLRYLYYMTRHKYNVLKNIQSSDTYKYDAFISYANEETDFVVNEIIPNIESDDNIKLCIHQRDFVPGEEITHNITNGIHQSRRTICILTRSFLDSYYCMFEFNMARMESIYSRDSQNILFLIFIEQLHPKDLPLVILELVHSQSYIEYPNDEQGNVVFWGKIKDAIA; encoded by the coding sequence ATGACAAACTCTTTTCGAGATGTGTATACCTTTATGCCtcaatatttttctcttcttttaaGTAAGACACAAATTGAAGAAATTTATGCAGATAATAACAATTTCGTAGAAGCTTTTGGTAACGAAGAATTTTTCATGCTACCTTCTACATTGAAAGTGTGCGATTTTGCAAATAACAGACTTTTGAAGTTCCATTTTGGTATGCCCTTCTTGTTGATATTAAACTTACGGAATAATTCGCTAGGTGTGTACCTTTCGACAAAAAGATACACAAATTCCAGCAAGACTTACCTACGAGAAGTTGATCTATCTTTCAATTCTATTCAGGATTTATCTTTCACTGTATTTCACGGACATGTAAATACAATCAAGATCAATCTTAGCAACAACAAAATATCGGATCTCACTTTCGATCTTTCTCATCTCATTAGTTTAGAAAAACTTGATCTATCTTGTAACAACATCAATGGAATAACTTCGCAAAAATCTATGGATACATTACATAAAATCTCGAAAACATCAAAGCTGAAAATTGACctgtcaaataatttattaaagtgTAAATGTCAAAATCTACATTTCCTACAATGGATGGAAGCAAACTTGGATATGTtcataaacagcaataattacATATGCCAGGTTGATAACAATGACGTAGTTCatttgacaaatgttcaaaaaataattaaacaactTGAGAAGGAGTGCAGTTCGTATACTATGTTAATCATTTGTATAACAATGGGAATAATTACTGCTTGTATCACCCTTGCTGCTGGATTGATGTTCCGATTTCGATGGAGGCTACGTTATCTGTATTATATGACAAGACATaaatacaatgttttaaaaaatattcaatctaGCGATACTTACAAATACGATGCATTCATCTCGTATGCAAATGAAGAAACCGATTTCGTTGTGAATGAAATTATACCAAACATAGAAAGTGATGACAACATAAAACTCTGTATACATCAGCGGGACTTCGTTCCAGGAGAAGAAATTACACATAACATTACAAATGGAATTCACCAAAGTAGGAGGACAATATGCATATTAACGCGATCATTTCTTGATTCATACTATTGCATGTTTGAATTTAATATGGCAAGAATGGAAAGTATATATTCCAGAGATAGTCAAAACATTCTCTTTCTGATCTTCATTGAACAACTCCACCCTAAAGATCTACCGTTAGTCATTCTGGAGTTAGTTCATAGCCAATCTTACATTGAGTACCCAAATGATGAACAAGGAAATGTCGTGTTTTGGGGTAAAATTAAGGACGCCATAGCTTGA